A window from Pseudobutyrivibrio ruminis HUN009 encodes these proteins:
- a CDS encoding flagellin — MVVQHNMQAANASRTLNITTDSQSKSTEKLSSGYKINRAADDAAGLSISEKMRKQIRGLTQASTNASDGVSSVQTAEGALTEVHDMLQRMNELAVQAANGTNSESDRDDIQNEISQLTQEIDRIASTTKFNETFLLKGDIGLKKMYISAHDAGLEGTLVQNTTRATFTMESLEAGEKYTIGGTQYTIGAKTKEEAAKALHLEDKHDEGAEGTKNEWSLTAGDTISIDGKTYTIVDGSTSDVANSKVTNGYLNNLIVAGSTLKYNGNEVTMFAQLATDGSGIDKANATLITASAAYNMVAIELKAASSVGATDGAADVDKSGNAYTWVERTVEQTNGVDTTPTKTISFSITKGFVNVQNALTLNLHVGADAAMSNKINVNIEAMNSKSIGINGLNVSDATGKAATYAIDAIADAIQRVSAQRAELGAIQNRLEHSIKNLDNVVENTEAAESRIRDTDMADQMVEYSKNNILQQAGQSMLAQANQATQGVMNLLQ, encoded by the coding sequence ATGGTAGTACAACACAACATGCAGGCAGCTAATGCTTCAAGAACATTGAACATTACAACTGATTCTCAGTCAAAGAGTACAGAGAAGCTTTCATCTGGATATAAAATCAACAGAGCAGCAGATGATGCAGCTGGACTTTCAATTTCTGAGAAAATGAGAAAACAGATTCGTGGTTTGACCCAGGCTTCTACAAACGCATCTGACGGTGTTTCATCAGTACAGACAGCTGAAGGTGCCCTCACAGAAGTTCACGACATGCTTCAGAGAATGAACGAGTTAGCAGTACAGGCAGCTAACGGAACAAACTCAGAGTCAGATCGTGATGATATCCAGAACGAAATTTCACAGCTTACACAGGAAATCGATCGTATCGCTTCTACAACAAAGTTCAATGAGACATTCTTATTAAAGGGTGATATCGGACTTAAGAAGATGTATATTTCAGCACATGATGCAGGTCTTGAAGGTACATTAGTACAGAACACAACAAGAGCTACATTTACAATGGAATCGCTTGAAGCTGGTGAGAAATATACAATCGGTGGTACACAGTACACAATCGGTGCTAAGACAAAGGAAGAGGCAGCAAAGGCTCTTCACCTTGAAGATAAGCATGATGAAGGTGCAGAAGGTACAAAAAATGAGTGGAGCTTAACAGCTGGTGATACAATTTCAATCGATGGAAAGACATATACAATCGTTGATGGATCTACATCAGATGTAGCTAACTCAAAGGTAACAAACGGATACCTTAACAACCTTATCGTTGCAGGATCTACTCTTAAATATAATGGTAACGAAGTAACAATGTTTGCACAGCTTGCAACAGATGGTTCAGGTATTGATAAGGCTAATGCAACACTTATCACAGCATCAGCAGCTTACAACATGGTAGCTATCGAGCTTAAGGCAGCTTCTTCAGTAGGTGCAACAGATGGTGCAGCAGATGTTGATAAATCTGGTAATGCATATACATGGGTAGAAAGAACAGTTGAGCAGACAAATGGTGTTGATACAACTCCTACAAAGACTATCAGCTTCTCTATTACAAAGGGCTTCGTAAACGTACAGAACGCTCTTACACTTAACCTTCATGTTGGTGCTGACGCTGCAATGTCAAACAAGATCAACGTTAACATCGAAGCTATGAACTCTAAGTCAATCGGTATCAACGGACTTAACGTTTCCGATGCAACTGGTAAGGCAGCTACATACGCAATCGACGCTATCGCAGATGCAATCCAGAGAGTTTCAGCACAGCGTGCAGAACTTGGTGCTATCCAGAACAGATTAGAGCACTCTATCAAGAACCTCGACAACGTAGTTGAGAACACAGAAGCAGCAGAATCTCGTATCCGTGATACAGATATGGCTGACCAGATGGTTGAGTACTCAAAGAACAACATCCTTCAGCAGGCTGGACAGTCAATGCTTGCTCAGGCAAATCAGGCTACACAGGGTGTTATGAATCTTCTTCAGTAA